GGGACGCCGTGGTCTCCCCGCGGGTCACGCGCCGGATGCTCGAGCTGTTCGCCGAGGAGCTGCCGGGCGCCGCGGCGGACGCCGCCCCGCCGCGCGACGACGCCCGGCTGGCCGAGCTGACCCAGCGCGAGCGCGAGGTGCTGCTGGCCGTGGCCGAGGGGCTGTCGAACGCGGAGGTCGCGCAGCGGCTGTTCCTGTCGGAGGCCACCGTCAAGACGCACGTCGGCCGCATCCTGGCGAAGCTGGGCGTGCGGGACCGGGTGCAGGCCGTGGTGTTCGCGTACGAGTCGGGCCTGGTCGGGCGCTGACGCCTCAGGCCTCGCCGACGGCCTCCTCCGGCGTGCCCTCCACGGCGCGCGCCGCACGGTCCCAGGCGCGCCACGTCAGCCGCTCCCCCACCGCGGTCGCCATCGACTGCCCCTTCCAGGCGAACACCACGGCACCGAGCAGCAGCACGCCGGCGCCCACCCAGTAGGGGGCGGTCGGGCTGACGGGGTGCAGCAGGCCGGCGATGACCGGCGCGGGTGCCGCGAAGCCCCAGCGCACGAGGTTGAACGCCGCGGTCGTGGTGCGCCGCTCGGCACCGCCGATGCCGAGCGCCAGGTCCGTCAGGTTGGCGTTGGCGATGCCCATGCACACGCCCGCGAGCACGAGGACGACGACGGACTCCGCGGTCCCGGCGCTCGTGGCCAGCAGGACGAGCGCGACGAGCAGCCCGCCGACCGCGACCCCCACGGTGGCGACGGCGCCGACACGGTGCGCGAGCCGGTGCCCGACCACGAGGATGCCGACGGCCAGGCCCACGCCCCAGGCGGTGAACACCAGGCCGAGCGGGATGACGCCGAGGCCGAGGAACACCGGCGTGTAGCCGAGCACCACGAAGAACACGAAGTTGTAGGCCGCGGTCACGACGCACAGCGCGCGGAACGCGGGCCGGCGGTAGGGCTGCAGGACGTCGCGCAGCCGCAGCGGGGTCGGCGGGTCCTGCGGGTCGCGCAGCCGGGTGACGGACATCGCGAGCGCCAGCAGCATGAGCACGCCGCAGGCCGCGAAGGGCACGCGCCAGGAGATCTGGCCGAGCAGCCCGCCGAGCAGCGGGCCGACGGCGAAGCCCAGGCCCACGCAGGTCTCGAACAGCTCGACGACCCACTCCCGGTCCGTCGCGAGCGCGACCAGCAGCACCATCGCCGTCGCGAAGAACATGGCGTTGCCGAGGCCCCACAGCCCGCGCAGGACGGCGAGCTGGGTGATCGAGCCGGACAGCGAGGCGAGCACCGAGGCGACCGCGACGACGCTGACGCCGGTGGCGAGCACGGCCCGGTACCCGAACCGGCCGGTGGCGATCACCGCGGGGATCATCCCCACCGCCATGACGACCAGGTACGCCGTGAACAGCAGCTCGATCTGCCAGGTGGAGGCGCCGATCTCCGTGCCGATGACGGGCAGGATCGGGTCCACCACGGCGATGCCCGCGATGGCGAAGAACGCCGTGAGGGCCGTGGCGTAGATCGCCGTGCGGTGCGGTTCGTGGTGGCGGCTGGGCATACGTCTCCTGGGGAAGCTCGTCGTCGGGGGTTTATCTGTACTATACAGCCATCGGCCACAGCACCGCGTGGCAGACTGCCGACGCCGACGACGAGGACCCGAGGTGACCATGGAGCAGCCCGCCGACGCGGTGCGCACGATCGAGGCCCAGGTGGCGATGCTGCTGCGCCTCGCAGACCGGACCCGCCGGGCCGGGGCGCGCGCCCGCGGCGAGATCGAGCGGTCCGCGTACCTCGTGCTCTCCGTCCTGGCCGTCGAGGGCACCGCCAGCGTCAACGCGATCGCCGACGCCCTGCGCCTCGACCCCTCGACCGTCACGCGCCAGGTGCTCGCGATGGAGCAGGCCGGGCAGGTCCGACGCACCGCCGACCCGGGCGACGGCCGCGTGACGCTGGTCGCCCCCACCGACGCCGGGCTCGAGGCCCTCGCGACGACGCGGGACGTCCGGGCGCGCGTGTACGCCGAGGTGCTCGACGGCTGGCCCGAGGACGACCGCGCGGAGCTGGCGCGGCTGCTGACCCGCCTCAACGCGGACATCGACACCTGGGGCCGGGCGCACCCGGCGCGCTGAGGGCGCACCGGCGGGCGGAGCCCGGACGCGGGCCCGGGCACGTGACCGGACACGGGCCGGGCACGTGACGGGGCCCCGCACCAGCACCTACGCTCGTCACCGGCGGTCGACACCCCGGGGCCGCCTCCCCCGGCGCCGCCCGGCGTCCGGCACCCCGACCGGAAGTGCCCCGTGACCTCTCCCGACCTCGCAGCCGCGCCCGCGGGCCCTCCCCGCAAGGGCCGCACCGCGCTGCGCGCCGTCGTGCTGCGCACCCAGCACCTCACGCCCGCGATGGTCCGCGTGACCCTGGGCGGACCGGGCCTCGCGGGCTTCCGGCCGTCCGCGGCCGCGGACTCCTACGTGAAGCTCGTGTTCCTGCCCGGCGTCGGCCGCACGGTCACCGGCGCGGACGCCCTCGCGCTGTGGACCACGCCCGAGGGCGTCGTCGACCTGGCGGCCGCCCGGGAGGCCCTGCCGCCCGAGCACCAGCCCCGCCTGCGCACGTACACGGTGCGGGCGTGGGACGACATGGAGCTCACGCTGACGCTCGACGTCGTCGTCCACGGCACCGCCGGCCTCGCGGGTCCGTGGGCCGCGACCGCCGCTCCCGGGGACGAGGTCGCGGTCGTCGGGCCGGGCGGCGGGTACAGCCCGGACCTGGGCGCCGACCACCACCTGCTCGTCGGCGACGCGTCCGCGCTGCCCGCCGTCGCGGTCGCGCTCGAGCGGCTCGGCGACGCCGCGTCCGGGCTCGCCGTGCTCGAGGTGGCCGACCGCGGCGAGGAGGTCGCGCTGCACGTGCCCGACGGCGTCGCGCTGCGCTGGGTGCACACCGGCGACGCCGCACCCGGCGCGCGCCTGGTGGAGGCCGTGCGCGAGCTGCCGTGGCCGGACGGCCGGGTGCACGCGTTCGTGCACGGGGAGGCCGGGGCGGTGCGCGACCTGCGGCGGTACCTGCGGGTCGAGCGCCGCCTGCCCGCCGCCGACCTGTCGATCTCCGGCTACTGGCGCCTGGGGACCGACGACGAGGGCTGGCGCGCCGCGAAGCGCGACTGGCTGCGGGGCATCGAGGAGTCGGAGTCGGCCGAGGGCCTCGACTGACCCCCCGCCGGCGCCCCGGGGCTCCCGCGGGGCCCCGGAGCCCGCGGGACCGCGGTCAGGCGCCCGGCGCCAGGTGCCACGGACGCGCCGGGTCCGTCGCCCGCGGGTCCGCGGCCAGCCGCACCGCGTAGGTCGCCGGCGGCGGGCCGTCCGGCACCGGCCCCAGGTACTCGTGCCCCGTGAGCCGGCACCACGCCGGCAGGTCGACCGGCGCGACCGGGTCGGACGTCGTCAGGTGCACGACCGTGCCGGCCGGCAGCTCGCGCGCGCGGTCGCGCAGCAGGACCAGGAGGCGGGCGCAGCCCAGGTCGCCGCCGTCGATGTGCACCGTCACGAGGCGTGACCGTACCAACACCCGCGGGCCGGCCGTGCCGTCAGCGCTGACCCTCCTGGCGCTCCGCATCCTGCTCCTCGCGGTACTCGAACTCCGCCGGGTCGATGCCGCGCTCCACCAGCAGGCGGTCGATCTTCGCCTCCAGCCGCTCGTCGCCCTCCTTCGACTGGGAGGAGCCCCAGTAGTAGAAGACGGCGAGCCCGGCGGCCTGCCACACGAGCTGGAGGAACTCGGACTGCCAGTTCTCGAACGTCGACGACAGGAACGCCGGGAAGAACTCCGGCCACGCGAACGCCTGCTGGTGCTCGGCCGCGTCGTTGCGGAACTCGACGAGCTGGAACGCGAACTGCCCCACCCACGAGAGCAGGAACAGCGTGCCGGTGACGATCGCGAACGAGTACGCGGTGAAGAACCGCGGGCGGTGAGCCCCGGGTCCGGCCACGTCGCACCTCCTTCTGCACCCGGGTCCCCGACGGACCCGGCGACTCCGCGAGTGTCATCCCGCGGGCCGGGCGGCGCACGGCGGCGGCGGTCAGCGGTCGGGCAGGCGGCGGCTCACGCCACGTCGCGCGGGGCGGGGACCACGCCCGGCGCCGGCACGGCCCCGGCGACCAGCCCGGCGGCCACCTCGCGGGCGTCCCGGTGGGTGGCCGCGTCCCGCAGGTACGCCAGCGCCTCGGCCGCGTCGCACCGGCGCTGCGCCATCACCACCCCGACCGCCCGGTCGATGAGCGGCTGGGACCGGCTGCACGCCAGCAGGTCGTCCATCGTGTGCGCGAGCGCGATCACCTCGTCGCGGGCCCGCACCACCGACGCGATGCCCTCCGCGATGCCCGCGGCCCGCTCCGCGACCTCGTCCCAGCGGGCCGGGCGGCGCCCGTACAGCGACAGGTGCACGGTCACGTCACGGTGGACCCCCGCGACCACCGCGGCCGACCGGAAGCCCTGCACCCGGCAGGCGTGCGCCCACACCGGCCACCGCCTCTGCACGTCGGGGTCCGCCAGGTCCGGCAGCAGCACCGGGTCCCCGGTCAGCCGCACCTGGTACCGCGGGCCCCGGCGCGGCCGGTCCTGCGCGCCGTCGCAGCGGGCCGCGCCGACCGAGGACGCCGCCAGCCAGCGGTCCACTCCCCGCACCGTCGCGGCGGCGCAGGCGTGCGCGTCCACCGCCCCGGCGGTGCGACCCGCCTGGTCGGTGAGCGTCTGGATGAGTGCGTCCAGCGAGGCGTCGGCGTGCAGCCGGACAGCCTCGTCGTGACCGGGCATCGGGTCCCCCCGCGAGCTCGCGCCGGCCTGCGCGCCGCTGCACAGGGGGTCAGGATGGCGCTCTCCGGCGCGGTGCGCCACCGGAGGGCGCCGCCGGATCCCGGCTGCACGCCCCGGCGGCCGTCCGGGCTTGCGTCGGCACGAGGACACCGGGGGCTCCGGATCGAGGTCGAGGTGCCCCCGGCGGGGGTCGAACCCGCACTGTGCCGGGTTTAAGCCGGCTGCCTCTGCCGGTTGGGCTACGGGGGCCGGGGCCATCCTGCCACCCACGCCGGACGTCCGGACCCGCGGGGAGGGACGGGCGCGGGTGCACGAGGACGGAACGGGCCCGGGGCGTCGTCGGACGCGCCCGGGCCCTCCTCCGCGGCTCAGTGCACCGCAGGCCGTTCCCCGGCCGGCGGCCGGCGCACCAGCAGCGACGCCCCGACCGCGACGACCGACACGACGCCGCCCCACAGGAACGCGTCCTGCACGCCGGCCGTCGTCGCGTCGAGCACGTCCGCGCCCGCCGCGAGCCGCCCGGCCGTGGTGGTGGACAGCACCGTGATGAACAGCGCGGTGCCCGCGGCGCCCGCGAGCTGCTGGACGGTGTTGACGATCGCGCTGCCGTGCCCGTACAGCTCGCGCGGCAGGGTGCCGAGCGCGGACGTGAACAGCGGCGTGATCATGAACGCGAGCCCGGCGGACAGCAGCGTGTGCACCGCGACGACGGCCGCCGCCGAGGTCCCCGGGTGCAGCGTCGACATCAGCCACAGCGCGGCGCTGAGCGCGACGGCGCCCGGCGTGACGAGCGGACGCGGCCCGAACCGGTCGAACAGCCGCCCCACGAGCGGGGACAGCGCACCCATGACGACGCCGCCGGGCAGCAGCAGGAGCCCGGTCTGGAGGGTGCCGCGGCCCAGCACGCCCTGCAGGAAGATCGGCAGCACGATGAGCGCGCCGAACATCGCCATGAACGAGATGACCAGCACGAGGGTCGACACCGTGTAGGAGCGGTGCGTGAAGACGCGCAGGTCGAGCAGCGCGCCCGTCGTCCGCTGCAGGGCGAGCTGCCGCCGGACGAACACGGCGAGCGCCACCACCCCGACGGTCAGCGGGATCCAGGGTGCGACCGGCGCGTGGCCGCCCGCCGACTCCCCGATGCTCGACAGCCCGAAGATCAGCGCGCCGAAGCCCACGGCGGACAGCGCCAGCGAGACGACGTCGAGGCGGGCGTCCCGCGGGGTCGTCACGTCGCGGACCCGCCACACCCCGAGGCCCAGCGCGACGAGCGCGATCGGCAGCATCACGAGGAACACCCACCGCCAGGACAGCTGCGACAGCACCAGGCCGGACATCGTCGGGCCGACCGCGGGCGCCACGGAGATGACGATGGAGATCGTGCCCATGACGCGGCCGCGGATCGCCGGCGGCACCAGCGTCAGCACCGTCGTCATCAGCAGCGGGATCATCACCGCGGTCCCGCTCGCCTGCACCACGCGGCCGGCCAGCAGCACGCCGAACCCGGGCGCCACCGCGGCGATCGTCGTGCCGGCGGTGAACAGCGACATGGCCGCGACGAACACCTGCCGGGTGCGGAACCGGTCCATGACCCAGCCGGTCGCGGGGATGACCACGGCCATCGTCAGCATGAACCCGGTGGTCAGCCACTGGCCCGTCGCCGCGGAGACGCCGAGCTCCTCCATGAGCACCGGCAGGGCGACGCCCATCGCGGTCTCGTTGAGGATGACGACGAAGCCGGCGACCAGCAGCAGCGCGATGACGGTGCGGTCGGCCGGGTCGAGCCGCACCGGCGCTGGCGCGGCCTGCGGCTCGGCGGGCGCGGGCGGCTGGTCCGCGGCTCCGCGCGGCGCGGGCGGAGGAGACGGCGGCAGGGTGCCGGTGCGAGCAGTCATGGGTCTCCCTCGGTCGGGTGGTCGTCCACCTGGGGGTGCAGGGGCCGCTCGCGGGCGCGGGGGCGCCGGGCGCAGGGCAGCGGTACGTCGTCGACCTGGAACCCCCGCCGGGGGACGGGCATTCCGGGTGTCCGCCGGTCGGACGCCGGCGACTGCGCCATGGTGCCACCCGGCACCGACACGGACGCCAGCGATTTCCGCCCCCGGGCCCCCGTCGACCCCGCGCCCGGTCGCCCCTCGGCCCTCGGCCCTCGGCACTCGGCCCTCGGCACTCGGCCCTGGGCACGACACCGCCCGCCCACGGCCCCGTTCGGAGGCTCCCGACGTGGTCGGAGACCTCCACGCGTCATCGGAGGTGTCCGGGGAGGTCTCCGATGACGCGCAGAGGTCTCCGTACGCGTTCGGAGCCTCCGACGGGGTCGGTGGGCGGGCGGGGGGCGGCGGACGGCGGGTGGTGCGGTGGCTGCGCCGGCGGCCGCGGGGGCCGGGGGCGGGGTTGGCCCGTCAGGCCGTGGCGCCTGCCGTGGGCTTCGGCTCGGCGGCGGGCTTCGCCTCCGTGCTCGCGACCGGGCTGTGGTCCTCGGCGGCGGGCTCGGCCTTCGGGCGGGGCGGGACCGACGCGGCGCGGAACTCCGCGCGCGGGTCGTGCAGCGAGCCGAGCGGCACGACCTCGCGGCGCCACAGCAGGTTCGCGGTCCAGCCGGCCATGATGCTGAGCTTGCGGTTCAGCGTCGGCATGGCGAACACGTGGTACGTGCGGTGCATGACCCACGCGAGGAACCCGCGGACCTTGATGCGGCCCATGAACTGCGCGACGCCCTTGTACATGCCGAGCGACGCGACGGCGCCGATGTTCTTGTGCTTGTAGTCGGTCGGCTCCGCGCTGCGCAGCACCCGGGCGAGGTTGTCCGCGAGGTGCGTGGCCTGCCGGATGGCGTGCTGGGCGTTCGGCGGGCAGAACTGGCCGGGCTGGGTCAGGTCCGGCACGGCGGCGCAGTCGCCGGCCGCGTAGGCGTCCGCCACGATGTTCCCGTCGGCGTCGGCGACCTGGAGCGTCGGCAGGGTGATGACGCGGCCGAGCTTGTCGAGCGGCAGGTCCGAGTTCTGCAGCACCGGGTTCGCCTTGACGCCCGCGGTCCACACGATGGTCTCGGAGTCGAACTCCGTGCCGTCGGACAGCACCACGTGGCCGTCGACGCACGAGCTGAGGAACGTCGACAGGAACACCTCGATGCGGCGCTTGCGGAGCTGCTCGAGCGTGTAGCCGCCCAGCTCCTCGGACACCTCGGGGAGGATCCGGCGCGAGCCCTCGACGAGCACGAACCGCAGGTCCTCCTGGTCGAGCGAGCGGTACTGCTTGACCGCGTCGCGCGCCATGTCCTCGACCTCGGCGATGGCCTCGACGCCCGCGAAGCCGCCGCCCACGAACGTGAACGTGAGCATCCGCCGGCGCAGCTCCGGGTCCCAGGTGGACGACGCCAGGTCGATCCGCCCGAGCACGTGGTTGCGGACGGCGATGGCCTCCTCGACGTTCTTGAAGCCGATGGCCTGCTCCGCGAGCCCGGGGATGGGCAGCGTGCGGGCGACCGACCCGAGGCCGACGATGAGGTGGTCGTAGGTGATCCAGTACGGGTCGCCCTCCTCGGGCGTGACCTCGACGGTGCGCTCGGCGTGCTTGATCGCCGAGACCTTGCCCTGGAGCACGTCGATGCCCTTGAGGGCGCGCCGGTGCGGCGCCACCACGTGGCGGGCGTCGATCGACCCGGCCGCGGCCTCCGGGAGGAAGGGGGCGTAGGTCATGTAGGGACGCGGGTCGACCACGACGATCGCGGCCTCCCGGTTCCCGAGACGCCGGCGCAGCCGCCGGGCGGAGTACAGCCCCACGGAACCGCCGCCGAGGATGAGGATGCGCGGCACCTTGCGGGGCTTCCCCGACGCGCGCGCGGGGGTCGTGACGGTGGCCTCAGACATACGTCAACGGTACGTCCCATGACTTGTTGAAAGCGACCCGACCCCACGTGATCCTGGGCACAAAGTCCCGGGAGGACCCGTCACGGTGTGGCGGTGGCCCCCGGCTCGGGGCTCGCCGACGGCTCCGACCCGGGACGTTCGTCCTGGCCGGCGGGCTCCTCGCCGGCGGACTCCTCCGTGGTGGTCGTCCCGTCGTCGACGATCGCCGGGGCCTTGGCGAACGGCCGCGGCGGCTGCTGCGGCTCGGTCGTCAGCAGCCCCTCGGTCGTGGTCTCCGAACCGTCACCGCGCTCCCAGGCGAACTCCGCCGACGGTGCGCCGCGCAGCGGGTAGACGTTCCACCGCTCGCGACCGTCCTCGTCCTGCACGGGCAGGAACGACCACTCCCCCGCGACCCCCGGCAGCGACCACCAGCCCCAGCCGCCGTCGGTGACCGTGCGCACGGGCCTGCCGCGGTCGTCGTACACCTGCACGTCGGTCAGCGCGTCGCCTTCGGCGTCGTAGACGAACAGGTTGCTGACCTGCATCCCGTCCACCCACACGCCGTCCTGCGGCTGGGTCTCGACGTACTCCGTCGAGTACCGCACCCGGGTGACCTCCCAGTCGCTCGCGACGGCGACCACCGGCACCAGGAGGACCGCCGCGGCAGCCGACACCACGACGGGGACCACCCGCCCGCGCCGCGGCACCCAGCGCCCGCGACCCCACTGCACGCTCACGACCGCCAGCACCGCGAGCACCAGCATCGTCACGGGGTTGCGCGGCAGCCAGCCCTGGGTGAAGCCGAACACGAACGCGATCGCCTGGTACACGACCCACGCGCGCGCGAGCCACCACACCGGGCGCAGCGAGACGAGGAAGTCGCGCAGGGGCGGCCACCACGGCTGCGCGCCCAGCTCGGACCCCATCCGCGCGAGGCCGAGCCGCAGCCGGGCCCACGCGCGCCGGGCGGGCGACCGGAGGTCGGGCACCGCGTCCGCCGGCTCCGGCAGCCCGGCCGCCAGGCGCAGCTCGCGCGCGTAGTCCCGCGGGTCCCCGAAGCGCACCCGCAGGTCGGCCGCGTCGCCCCCGGGAGCAGCCTGCGACTCGTCGGCCAGCGCGTCCGCCAGGTCGGCCTCGAGCCCGTCGGTCAGGTCGTCGACCTGGTCCTGCGGCAGCCCCGTCAGGTGGGCGCGGACCCGGGCGGCGTACTCCCCGACGTCCTGCACCGGCCCGGACGCGGGCGCGGCGTGGGCGGTCCCGGTCACGCTGCCTCCTCCTCGAGCAGGCGGGACATCGTGCCCGCGAACTCGCGCCAGTCCTTGCGCTGGGCGGCGAGCATCGCCCTGCCCTGCGCGTTGATCCCGTAGTACTTGCGGTGCGGCCCCTCGTCGCTCGGCACCACGTAGGACGTCAGCGCGCCCTGGGAGTACAGGCGCCGCAGCGTCCCGTAGACGGAGGCGTCGCCCACCTCGGCGAGGCCCGCGGACCGCAGCCGGCGGACGACGTCGTAGCCGTAGCCGTCCTCGTCCGCGACCACGGCCAGCACCGCGACGTCGAGCACCCCCTTGAGCAGCTGGGTCGTGTCCACCGCGCCTCCCGCATCACCGCCGGCCCTGCGGCCGGTCCGTCCGTCCCGGGGTGCGGCGCCCCCTGTCCGCCGCACCCCGGGCTGCTGGCGCGGGAGTCGACCCTCCTCGACTCCCGCAGGTCACACGGTACTACAGTTCGCGCAGTACCGGGCAGAAACGGATAGTCCGCATGTCGCAGCACGTGCGACGCGGACGGCC
This is a stretch of genomic DNA from Cellulomonas sp. ES6. It encodes these proteins:
- a CDS encoding MDR family MFS transporter, with amino-acid sequence MTARTGTLPPSPPPAPRGAADQPPAPAEPQAAPAPVRLDPADRTVIALLLVAGFVVILNETAMGVALPVLMEELGVSAATGQWLTTGFMLTMAVVIPATGWVMDRFRTRQVFVAAMSLFTAGTTIAAVAPGFGVLLAGRVVQASGTAVMIPLLMTTVLTLVPPAIRGRVMGTISIVISVAPAVGPTMSGLVLSQLSWRWVFLVMLPIALVALGLGVWRVRDVTTPRDARLDVVSLALSAVGFGALIFGLSSIGESAGGHAPVAPWIPLTVGVVALAVFVRRQLALQRTTGALLDLRVFTHRSYTVSTLVLVISFMAMFGALIVLPIFLQGVLGRGTLQTGLLLLPGGVVMGALSPLVGRLFDRFGPRPLVTPGAVALSAALWLMSTLHPGTSAAAVVAVHTLLSAGLAFMITPLFTSALGTLPRELYGHGSAIVNTVQQLAGAAGTALFITVLSTTTAGRLAAGADVLDATTAGVQDAFLWGGVVSVVAVGASLLVRRPPAGERPAVH
- a CDS encoding NAD(P)/FAD-dependent oxidoreductase, producing MSEATVTTPARASGKPRKVPRILILGGGSVGLYSARRLRRRLGNREAAIVVVDPRPYMTYAPFLPEAAAGSIDARHVVAPHRRALKGIDVLQGKVSAIKHAERTVEVTPEEGDPYWITYDHLIVGLGSVARTLPIPGLAEQAIGFKNVEEAIAVRNHVLGRIDLASSTWDPELRRRMLTFTFVGGGFAGVEAIAEVEDMARDAVKQYRSLDQEDLRFVLVEGSRRILPEVSEELGGYTLEQLRKRRIEVFLSTFLSSCVDGHVVLSDGTEFDSETIVWTAGVKANPVLQNSDLPLDKLGRVITLPTLQVADADGNIVADAYAAGDCAAVPDLTQPGQFCPPNAQHAIRQATHLADNLARVLRSAEPTDYKHKNIGAVASLGMYKGVAQFMGRIKVRGFLAWVMHRTYHVFAMPTLNRKLSIMAGWTANLLWRREVVPLGSLHDPRAEFRAASVPPRPKAEPAAEDHSPVASTEAKPAAEPKPTAGATA
- a CDS encoding DUF6766 family protein codes for the protein MAGPGAHRPRFFTAYSFAIVTGTLFLLSWVGQFAFQLVEFRNDAAEHQQAFAWPEFFPAFLSSTFENWQSEFLQLVWQAAGLAVFYYWGSSQSKEGDERLEAKIDRLLVERGIDPAEFEYREEQDAERQEGQR
- a CDS encoding sulfurtransferase TusA family protein, producing MTVHIDGGDLGCARLLVLLRDRARELPAGTVVHLTTSDPVAPVDLPAWCRLTGHEYLGPVPDGPPPATYAVRLAADPRATDPARPWHLAPGA
- a CDS encoding ANTAR domain-containing protein, translated to MPGHDEAVRLHADASLDALIQTLTDQAGRTAGAVDAHACAAATVRGVDRWLAASSVGAARCDGAQDRPRRGPRYQVRLTGDPVLLPDLADPDVQRRWPVWAHACRVQGFRSAAVVAGVHRDVTVHLSLYGRRPARWDEVAERAAGIAEGIASVVRARDEVIALAHTMDDLLACSRSQPLIDRAVGVVMAQRRCDAAEALAYLRDAATHRDAREVAAGLVAGAVPAPGVVPAPRDVA
- a CDS encoding siderophore-interacting protein, with translation MTSPDLAAAPAGPPRKGRTALRAVVLRTQHLTPAMVRVTLGGPGLAGFRPSAAADSYVKLVFLPGVGRTVTGADALALWTTPEGVVDLAAAREALPPEHQPRLRTYTVRAWDDMELTLTLDVVVHGTAGLAGPWAATAAPGDEVAVVGPGGGYSPDLGADHHLLVGDASALPAVAVALERLGDAASGLAVLEVADRGEEVALHVPDGVALRWVHTGDAAPGARLVEAVRELPWPDGRVHAFVHGEAGAVRDLRRYLRVERRLPAADLSISGYWRLGTDDEGWRAAKRDWLRGIEESESAEGLD
- a CDS encoding MFS transporter, with translation MPSRHHEPHRTAIYATALTAFFAIAGIAVVDPILPVIGTEIGASTWQIELLFTAYLVVMAVGMIPAVIATGRFGYRAVLATGVSVVAVASVLASLSGSITQLAVLRGLWGLGNAMFFATAMVLLVALATDREWVVELFETCVGLGFAVGPLLGGLLGQISWRVPFAACGVLMLLALAMSVTRLRDPQDPPTPLRLRDVLQPYRRPAFRALCVVTAAYNFVFFVVLGYTPVFLGLGVIPLGLVFTAWGVGLAVGILVVGHRLAHRVGAVATVGVAVGGLLVALVLLATSAGTAESVVVLVLAGVCMGIANANLTDLALGIGGAERRTTTAAFNLVRWGFAAPAPVIAGLLHPVSPTAPYWVGAGVLLLGAVVFAWKGQSMATAVGERLTWRAWDRAARAVEGTPEEAVGEA
- a CDS encoding PadR family transcriptional regulator, with product MDTTQLLKGVLDVAVLAVVADEDGYGYDVVRRLRSAGLAEVGDASVYGTLRRLYSQGALTSYVVPSDEGPHRKYYGINAQGRAMLAAQRKDWREFAGTMSRLLEEEAA
- a CDS encoding MarR family transcriptional regulator, whose translation is MEQPADAVRTIEAQVAMLLRLADRTRRAGARARGEIERSAYLVLSVLAVEGTASVNAIADALRLDPSTVTRQVLAMEQAGQVRRTADPGDGRVTLVAPTDAGLEALATTRDVRARVYAEVLDGWPEDDRAELARLLTRLNADIDTWGRAHPAR